The window GGCCGGTCTGTTCGATATGACCGCCGTTAAGTACGACAATACGGTCCCCCAACGTCATGGCTTCAGTCTGATCATGAGTCACGTAGACCATGGTGGTTCCCAGTTGCTTGTGGAGCTTGGCCAGCTCCAGCCGCATCTGGGCGCGCAGCGCAGCGTCCAGGTTTGAAAGGGGCTCATCAAACAGGAAGATGCTGGGCTGGCGCACAATCGCCCGGCCGATGGCCACCCGCTGGCGTTGGCCGCCAGACAGCGCCTTGGGTTTGCGCTGCAGCAGGTGAGTGATTTGCAGCACTTCCGCCGCCCGCTCCACAGCCTGCGCCACCTGGGATTTCGGCAGACCGGCCATCTTGAGAGAGAAGCCCATGTTTTCCGCCACGGTCATATGGGGATACAGGGCGTAACTCTGGAACACCATGGCCACGCCGCGTTCGGACGGGGGCAGCCCTTCCGTGCGCTTGTCGCCGATCAGGATATGGCCGGCGGTAACTTCTTCCAGCCCCGCGATCATACGCAGCAGAGTGGACTTCCCGCAGCCGGAGGGGCCAACCAACACCACAAACTCGCCGTCTTCCACAAACAGATCCAGCTTTTTGATGATGCTGGCGCCGCCTTTGTAGCTCTTTTCAACGCCAAGCAATTGTAAGGACGCCATACTGTTCTCCACTCATCCCGCGTTAGTGTTTCACTCGGTTGCGCCTGCGCAGCTATGCGCGCTGACGGGCAATAAAATCCCGATACCAGTGGCCGCTGGCTTTCAGCGTGCGCTGCTGGGTGGCGTAATCCACGTAAGTCAGCCCGAAGCGCTTGCTGTAACCCCAGTTCCATTCGTAGTTGTCCGCCAGACTCCAATAGAAATAGCCGCGAATGTCCGCGCCCATCTCCATGGCCTGACGCAGCGCCTGCAGGTGTGTCTCCAGATAATGAATCCGCGCCGGGTCCTGCACTTCGCCATTCTCCATGCGATCGGGGAAGGCCGCGCCGTTCTCGGTGATGTAAATCGGCGGCGGCAGGTAGTCGCGGGTGATTCTCACCAAGTGCTGCGCCAGCCCTTGCGGATAGACTTCCCAGCCCATGTCAGTCAGCCCCATTGCCGCCGGCGCCGGGGTTTGCGGATTAGCCTGGCTGAAGTAGCCGCGGGTGTAGTAATTCACTCCCAGGAAATCCAGCGGCTGCCTGATAATGTCCATATCGCCGACCGTGACTTTGGGCGCTTTGTCGCCCAGATAGGCCAGCACATCCTGGGGATAGGCGCCGCGGAAAATCGGGTCCATGTACCAGCGAATGTTGGTTCCGTCGTCCAGACGCGCCAGCTGGCGGTCTGCTTCCGAATCCGGGTTAGCCGGATACGTAGGGGTATGGTTAAGCACGATGCCCACCGGCGTCTCGCGGTTCACCGCACGCATGCTCTGCAGGGCCAACCCGTGCGACAACAACAGATGATGAGACACCTGATAGGCCATCGCCTCGTCCTGATAACCTGGTGCGAACTGGCCGGTGGCGTGTCCCAGGGTGGCGGTGCACCAGGGCTCGTTATGGGTGGAAATCGTTTTCACACTATCGCCGTAACGTCGCATGAACTCCGCCGCATAGTCGGCGAATCGATAACAGGTGTCGCGATTGCGCCAGCCGCCCACGTCTTCCAGCGCCTGAGGCAGATCCCAGTGATACAGAGTGACATAGGGCTGCAACCCTTTGACCAGCAGCGCGTCGATCAGGCGACTGTAAAAGTCGAACCCGGCTTCATTCCAGGCGCCTTTGCCATCCGGCTGCACCCGCGGCCAGGCGATAGAAAAACGGTAGGCGTCCACACCTAATCCAGCAATAAGATCCACATCTTCCTGGTAACGATGATAGTGATCGCAGGCGACGTCGCCGGTCTCGCCATTCACTGTCTTGCCCGGCGTATGAGAGAAGGTGTCCCAGATTGAGGGCCCCCTGCCGCCTTCATTGGCGGCGCCTTCAATCTGGTACGCGCTGGTCGCCACGCCCCAGGTAAAATCCTTTGCAAATTTCTGATTCATAAAATACAAGCCTCTTATTGCTTTCTAAATCGCCGCTTCTATCCCTTCAGCGCGCCGGCTGTCATACCTTCGATCAGCCTCCGCGACGCCAGAATGAATATGACGAGAAGCGGCGCCACGGCGATGGAGGAGCCTGCGCAGATGGCGCCCCATGGCACTTGCCCGGAGCCCTGCAGCGCGCGCAGCGCCAACGGAACCGTGTACATTTCCATGTCCCGCATGACCACCAGAGGGGTCATGAAGTTGTTCCAGGATGTGATAAAAGTGATCAACCCGAGGGTGCCCATAGCGGGCCCCGTCAGCGGCAGCACGATATGACGGAAGGTGGCGAATTCACCGCAGCCGTCCATGCGCGCTGCTTCCAGCAACTCCCGGGGAATCGCCGAGCTGATGTACTGACGCATCAAAAATACGCCCAGGGCGCTGCAAGCCATAGGCAGATACAGCGCCCGCGGCTCGTTCATCCACCCGAACAGCGTCATGATCAGGGTGGTGGGTATCATGCCGAGAAACGGCGGGATGAGGAGCGTGCTCATGACGATCATGAACAACAGGTTCTTGTAGCGGAATTCATAGGTGGCGAAGGCGTAGCCCGCCAGGGAGCAGAAGAACAAATTCAACGCCGTGGTGATGATCGCCACATAAAAGCTCACTCCCAGGTTATTCCAGAAGTAGGGCAGTTTCTCCAACAGCACCTGCACATTCGCCACAAACTGGCCGCCAAACCACACCGGCGGGGGTACGGAAAGAATATCCGTGTTGCTGTGGGTGGCGAAAACGAACATGAAGTAAAAGGGTCCCAGCATGATCATTGCGCCAACCGCGACGACCATGAATGCGATCCACTGACCGGGGTCCAGGATGATGCGTTTTTCCATTGCCTGCTCCCGCCTAGGATTTTTCTTTGAAGGCTTTGTTGTTGGCCCAGGTCATCATCGCGATGATCAGGAACAACAACCATGCGACCGCGGACGCCGTGCCGAAATCACTCTCGATATAAGCGGTGGCGTACATGTGCATCGCCGCCGTTTTGCCCGCCTGATCCGGTCCGCCGATACTGGTGCCGCCCGGCCCCAGGCCGCCGGTGAGAATAAAGGGCTCCTCAAACAACTGCAGGTTGCCGATGATGCTGAGGGTGATCGCCAGAAACATCATGGGCCGCAGCAACGGCACGGTGATATGCCAGAACTGCTGGCGGCGGCTGGCGCCGTCGATGCTCGCGGCCTCATACAGATCCTTGGGAATGGTCTGCAGCGCGGACAAGTACAACACCGTGTTCCAGCCCACGTAACGCCACCAGACCACAAATGAGATCACCCACTTGGTGTAACCGGGGTCGTTCCAGTCGATGTTCTCCGTAGGAAACACCCAGCTCAGAGGCCTGAGGCCGGCGACTTCCCACTGCCCCATTTGCGTCAGCAGCACATTGATCAGCCCATAGTCGCGAGAGAATAGCGACGTAAACACCAGGGAAATCGCCACGGTGGAAGTGATAAACGGCAGGAAATACAGCCCCACCACCGCATTGCGCCAGCGCGATAAACGGGTGTGCAGGAAAAACGCCAGCGGTATCGCCGCGAGGTGTTGGGGAACTCCACTCACCAGCGCGATCCAGAAGGTGTTGTAGAGCGACTTGTGAAACCAGTCGTCCGTGAGCACGAACGTGAAGTTCTCGAAGCCGACCCATTTCATGCCGCCCAAACCGGTGGACGGGTCCCAGTAATGAAAAGACAGATAGATCGTAAACAGCAACGGAAACAATCCGAACACTGCGAACAGAATGAAAAACGGACTGATGAACACATAAGGCGCCGTTTTACGGGTCAACCAACTGCGTCTGGCTTTGACTGGCGTCGCCGCTGGCGTCTCCCGCCGCTCCATAACCGCCGACATTACCGGGCCTCCACTAAGTCTGATAGGGACTTTGGTTGTTCGCGCATCTCAAGTCCGCTTAGTAGCGGACCCGACGCTTGATGAGCTTGTGCGCATCCGCCAGCGCTTCCTTGATATCTTTATCGTGCAGCAGCACCTTATCCAGCTCGGCATTGACGATCTCATCGGCGATCGTGTCGTACTTGTTCACCGTAATGGCGGGAATGCGATCCGCCGCTTCTTTCCACTGAACGCGGGCCTTTTGTCCCCCCAGAAATTCGATGGGCTGTTGCAAAAACTGATCATTCTGCGCCGTGACCAGGGCGGGAAACGCGTCCAGTTTATGGAACGCCTCCAACTGCATGCTTTTGTTCAAAGCCAGGAAACGGATAAATTCCCACGCCTCATGTTTATGCTGCGCCTTGGCGGGGATAGCGTAAAAAGAGCCGCCCCAGCTGGCGTATACATTGTCGGGCAGTTGCTTGCTGCGCCACAGTCCGGCGGATTCCGGCGCAATCCAGTTGGCGAGATGCCCCGCCACCCAGGACCCCATCATCTGCGTGGCGATCTGGCCCCGTCGCAGCCCTTCGGTCCACTCGCTGGTCCAGGCTTTAACCTTGGCGTCGATACCGGCGTCACGCGCCTCTTTCGCCACTTTGAACGCTTTTTCGAAACGCGGACTGGTCACCAGTGAGTGGTTGTCCTTGTCAAAAAAGATGCCTTCGCCGTCCTCCAGGTCCGAACGGATGATGATGTCCTTCAGGTCGCCGGCGTGCGCCACCATGTACGCGCCGGTCTTTTCCTTCACTTTTTTGCCGGCGTCGATAAAGGCGTCCCAATTTTTTGAGAAAGCGCTTTCATCCACTCCCGCCTTTTGTAACAGGTCCTGGCGGTAAAACAAAGCGCCCGGACCGATATCCACCGGAATCGCCGCCAGATTGCCTTCTCCGCCAGTCGCCTGCGGAAGGGTGAACCTGGCGAATTGATCCTGATATTGCATGGCGTTGTAGGGAGGCTTGGATAAATCTTCAATGCCGCCGGAGGCGGCGAATTTGCCGATAAATCCGACTTCCACCGCCATGACGTCAGGCAGGTTGGAGCCGGTGGCGAGAGAGGTGGTCATCGCATTGTGGTGATCGCCGAAAGCCAGGCTGACCAACTTGATCTCCACGTCAGGATGCGCTTCCTGGTATAGGGGTATGGCGGCTTTAATGCCTCTGTCCAGATCGGGAAATGAAGCCACTTCCAGAGTCACGGTTTGCGCGGCGACGCTTCCCGACATGGCCGCGCTCAACAGAAAAGCATGCATGATCTTCATCTTATTATTCTCCTGGGCCGGAGCCCTTACATCGAGGTTGGTTTTTGTGCTTATTCTATTCATCAATGCGCTGTGTTATTTTGACAAAAACGTAATGAAAACGTTTTCAAACACAGCAATTTTATAACGTCGTGCAAATACGCTTGTCAATAAAAAAATGAAAATATCCGGAAATTTCATTTATTATCAGAACCGTACGAGCACACGCCGGGAACGAATCCGTTCTTATACGATTCAGCGGCCGCATGCGAAGTGAAGAGTGACGTATGCGCATATCTTCCAGGGAATGACAGGATTTCGACGGGCTATGGGAGTTTAGCTTGGAACAGACAATCAGAAAAAACACAGTGAAGAAGAAGCGACTCGGCGCACAGCCGGCGGCCTCCACCGTCACCGAAGTGGCGAAGCGGGCGGGGGTTTCCGTCAGCACCGTTTCCCGTATTCTCAACGGCACCGCCCGGGTTTCCGACGACAAACGCAGATCTGTGGAGCGGGCGATTGAGGACCTGAACTTCAAGCCCAATGTGCTGGCGCAAAGCCTTAAAAGCGGCCAGTCGATGACCATTGGCGTTATCACTCAGGCGGTAGAAAGCCCCTTCTTTAATGAGCTGCTCAAAGGCATTGAGGAAGGTCTGCAAGGATCAGGCTACGCCTCACTGATGGCCAGCGGCCACTGGAACAGCCAGAGCGAAATTGAACGCATCCGTCTGCTGATCGCGCGACGGGTGGACGGCATTATTCTGCTGACCGGCAATCTCAACAACGAACAGATTCTGGATCTGGCCTCACAGACTCCCATTGTCGCCGTCGGGCATACCGCCCACTCGGATAACGCCGCGTCTATCTTTATAGACAGCCGCATGGGCGGTTATCTGGCGACCAAGCATTTGATTTCTCTAGGCCATCGTAGAATCGCTCATATTCAGGGCCCGCAGGAACAGCACGACGCCAGCAACCGCCTGCATGGCTACAAAATGGCGTTGGAAGAAGCGGGCATCGCCTTTGACGAAGACCTGCTGGCGCAAGGCGACTTTATCGAGCCCGGCGGCCTGATGGCGATGAATCGACTGCTCGACAAAGGCGTTTCTTTCAGCGCCGTCTTCTGCGCCAATGATCAGACCGCCTATGGAGCCCGTCTGGCGTTGTATCGCCGCGGCATCCGCGTGCCTGAGGACATGTCCCTGATCGGTTTCGACGATCTGCCCATGTCGTCCTACACCACCCCTCCCCTCACCACGATCCGGCAACCGGTTTATGAAGTCGGGCAAACCGCGGCGAAGCGGCTGCTGCGCCTGATTCGCGGCGAAGGCGCGGAGTCCGTCAATTTGAATGTGGAGCTGGTGATCAGAGAGTCCACGCGTCGCCTGGGCTAAAGGCTGAAGCGGCGCGTTCAGCGTTAAAGCTCGAACTCATTGAGATAATTGTCCCGCCACAGCGCCGACATCATTCCCTGATCGACGTTGCCGCCGGTCAGGATCACCAACAGGCGTTTTTTGCCGCTGCGGCCTTTCAGCCACTGGCGCACGGCGTCCATGGTCATGGCGCTGGTGGGCTCGATATGCAGCTTGAGCAAATGCGTCAACCATTGCGTCCAAAACGCAATGCGCTGCTCTTCTACTTCATACAGGGCGTCCAGTTGTCGAATATATTCAAAAGTGATGTCGCCCACCGCCAGAGTTCTGGCGCCGTCAGCCAAGGTGTCCGGAGTGGCGCTCAGGCGATGAATCCTGTTTTCCCGCAGAGAAATCGCCGCATCATTGGCCTGTAAGGGCTCCGCCGCAATCATCTCCGCTTTCGGCGCAAGCGCCCGCGTCGCAATCAATGTGCCGGAAACCAACCCGCCGCCGCCGCAGGGCGCAAACACCGCATCCACTTCCCCCAGTTCATGCAGCGCCTCATAAGCCGCAGTGCCCTGACCGCAGATGACCTGCTCGTGATTGTAGGGGGGAATCCAATACACGCCGGGGTCTTTGGCCGCTTCCAGCACTCGCTCGTCCACTTCGGCGCGGGTCGCGCACAAGGCGACTTCGGCGCCATAGGACTCCGTGGCGCGGGCTTTAACCCGGGAGACATTCTCCGGCATGAAAATCGTCGAAGGGATGCCAAACAGACTCGACGCCCAGGCCACCGCCTGCGCATGATTGCCGGAGCTGTTGGCGATGATGCGCTCTGGTCTGCGACCGTTCTCCAGCAGCCAGCGCACTGTGTTGCACCCGCCGCGGGCCTTGAACGCGCCTACTTTCTGCAGGCATTCAGCTTTGAAATAAACCTCATGTCCCAGCCACTGGTTCAGCAAAGACGAGCTGACTAACGGCGTTTCCAGGGTATACCCGTGTATTCTGCGTTTGGCTTGCGCAATGTCTGCGATGCCCAAAGTCCGATCATGCTCTAACGTCGTCACTATCCTGTCCACCTTAAATCAGCGTTACTGAATTCATTCCTGACAAGCGTCGCCCCACCGCCTCCCTCGTTCCTGTACGATCTGATACAAAACCGAGATAGAGCTCTACATGGCCAGCCACTTAAATAGCGCCGTCGGTGGGCGCTGCCGCACCAACAAATTAGCCTACGCCGGGAAAAGCGTAAATCTGTTTTTTAAGTGGAGTTTGGAATGAGTCCTCACAAAGTTCTGTCCTTGAGCGCAATGCTTGGCATGATCGCCCTGTCTCATGTCGCGCTTGCGAAGGAACCTATTACGGCCAGAATCATCGGCGGCGATCAATCAGCCGGCGGCTATCCCTGGATGCTGTCTATTCAGAACGCGACCCTGGGCGACCATTTTTGCGGCGCCAGCCTGATCGCGGAGCGTTGGGCGTTGTCCGCCGCGCACTGTATTGGCGACGAGCCGGCAGACTCGGTGTTCGTCGTCGCCGGCGATTTTGATCTCAAATCGCAGGACAAAGGTCAACAGCGCGTCGGTGTAAAACGCTTCGTGCATGCGCTGGGCGAGCCCTATGGCGACCTGATGCTGCTGGAGCTGAAAGAAGCGGTCAAACATCCGGTTATTCCCCTGGCGGATGAAGCCACTATGGCGTCGCTGGCGCCCAACGCCTCTTTTACCGTAATGGGCTGGGGCAATATGTCTGCTGACGGCGCCGACTATCCTGACAAGCTGCGCCAGACAGAGGTTCCCCTATACGATCAGGCCGAGTGCGCAACCGCCTATAGCGCAATAAGTGGAACGATCGACGACACTATGATGTGCGCCGGTTACCCAAAGGGGGGAAAAGATACTTGCGACGGCGACAGTGGCGGACCCATGCTATGGGACAACCATGGCGCGTTGACGCAGGTTGGCGTAGTCAGTTTTGGCGAAGGCTGCGCCAAAGCTGGTTTTCCCGGTGTTTACGCCCGCGTCGCCACCTTTAATACGTGGATCAAAGAGCAAATGGCGCAGGCGGACGGTCTTGCGATCAGCCAGACGGACTTCAGACAGATTAGCGCCGGCTACAAGCTTCAGAAGACTTTGACGCTCACCAACAACAGCCAAAAAGACTTGGTATTACAGGGGCTCACCTTAACCGGAGACAGTGGCTATCAAATTGACGCCTCCGCCTGTGACAATGCGATGCTGAAACCCGGCGCCGTCTGTCATCTGGTCCTGACGCTTCAGTTCGCGGAAACCGGGCGTAAAACCACAAAGCTAACGATCAATAGCACGGACAGCGCACATCCGAACTGGACTTATGTCTTCTCGGCGCAGTCCATCAACAACGCCAACTTCAAGCTGGGACAAAACGCCACCTTCATTTGGGGACAGAGCCAGGAAGGCGACTGGACTCAGCGTGAAGAAGACGGCAAGCGGACACTGACTACAGAATTGAGTGAAAAGAAAAGCCAGTCACTGCTGCTAACCCACTTCAGCGGAAAAGGCGTATTCAGCTTCGAGTGGAAAATCGAAAATAGCGCCGCAGAAGACCTCAATTTATACATCGACGGCCAGCGCATATTTGACGCCAAAGCGGAAGGTGAATATAAGCGATTCCAACACACCTTGAACGATGGCCAGCATACCGTTTCCTGGTCGTTCCAGGACGTCAGCGAACAGACCACGAGCGAAAACAAACGCGCCCACATTCGGTCCGTCGCTCTCGACGCCTCCGAAGGCAACGGCAAAAAAGGCGGTGGCGGCGCTATCGGATTCCTGCTGCCGCTTCTCGCTCTGCTATGGCTGGCGCGCCGATATACGAGCGACAATTGTCAACCCAATTACAGGAGGTCGCCGCAATGAGCGATTGCTATTCTTACCAAAGAACGAAAGCGCACAGCAGAATAATATTAGCCCTGGGACTGACGTTATCTATGGCGGCGACATCAGGGTACGCCGAGGAGACGGAGGCGCCGCAAACCGGCGTTCCCCTGAGCCGACCCGCCGTGCTGCAGTCCGTGTCGATTCAACTGGATCAGTTGGTCTTCAGCGTTAAAAGCACAGGATGCACGCGGCGGGATGATTTCCGGCTTTTCTGGGAAGGTCCAGATCTGACAGTAGTGCGCCTGAAGCCGGACATGTGCCGCAAAAAGGCCCACTGGGCGACCTTTTCCTTACCCTTGACCGACCCGGAGCTACAGGAGTGGGAAAGCCTGTATATCAATAACCCTTTGGTTATCCACTCCGGGCCCTGATGCGAACGCGCGCCCGGTGACGACGCATAGCACGGGCGCTGGCCTGATGTCAGCGGAAATAGAATGGAGAAAACGAAGCATGAAAGTAACTGAGCGGCTGCTACTGGTGGATGACGACAAAAGCCTGACCCGGCTGGTTCGCCAGTTTCTGGAGCAGAACGGCTTTTCCGTGCATGTGATTCACGACGGAGAGTCCGCCGTAGCCTGGCTGGAGCGCAATCAGCCGCAACTCATCATATTGGATGTCATGCTGCCGGGCATGGATGGTTTATCCGTGTGTCGGGAAGTCAGAACACACTATAAAGGCCCCATCATCATGCTGACATCCCTGGATGACGACATCGACGAAGTCGCCGGCCTGGAAGTCGGCGCCGATGACTATCTGGCCAAACCGGTCAAATCCAGGGTGCTGCTGGCGCATATCCGCGCCCAGTTACGCCGCGTCGAAACCTACTCCGTACAGGACTCGGACGCTGCTGCAATGCAGGAAAGCGCGGCCGTTCATATCGGGGATCTGGTCATCAATCCCAACGCCAGAACGGTAGTCAGAGCCGGCAACGCCATCGACTTCACCACGGCGGAGTTCAACCTGCTTTATTACCTCGCCCGCCAGGCGGGCTCAGTTATCTCACGCGACCTGGTGTATCGGGAAATATTCAACCTGGAGTATGACGGACTTGATCGCTCCATCGACTTGCGCGTCTCGCGGATTCGTAAACGCCTTGGCGACGATCCCAAACACCCGCGCATGATCAAAACCGTTCGCGGAGAAGGCTATCTGTTTGTCGACGACGCCGATACAAGGGAGAGTTGAGCATGTTTCTGCGTTTTTACGCCGCCCTGGCGTTGTTGTTTTGCGTATGCTTTATCGCTTACGACTGGGCGTATCCCCTGTTGTGGTGGGAGAGCGCGCTTTCCGCCGAGGAATCCCGTCGTCATTCAGGAGAAGGCCTGCGGGAAGTCGCCGCGGAGCTGTCCGAGCAGGAAGCCACTGCCGCTGGCGACCGTTTGCTGGCCGCCGCCTCGGACCTGCTGGAAAGCGCGGACATAGCGCTACAGCCCTCTTATGAGCTGATCGAATACTCCATTCTGGAGAACAAGGACATGAGTCTGACTCTTGATCAGCGTCGTCGCCTGATGGCGGGCGAATATCTGGTGACGGAGCGCAGCTCCCCGGACTCCTGGAGCGTGCAAACCGCTATCCCTGACAAAAACATGACATTGGAGGCGGTCTTCAAGGAACAAGGCGACGGCGGTTCTTTCTATAGCTGGCTGGCGGGCTACGTTGTCCTTTATCTGAGTCTGTTAGCGGTGGTCCTGTACCTGCTCCTCGCCAGCGTGAAGCGGCCATTACGGGAATCCATCTCCCAGGTTAGCGCCGCATTGCGTCGCATCAATGGTCTCTTTAATGGCCCCACCGGCCCCGTGCAGTCCGCCGAAGAGCCAGCGGAATTGCTGAAGCAGGCGTCAACCGTGGAACGTCATATCGCCCGGGAAAAAGAAAGCCGCGCCCGCCACTATGACGATCTGCGCGACCTGCTGCATGGCGTCGCTCACGAGTTCCGCAGCCCGATGGCGCGCATCAGCTTCGCGCTGGACCTGGCGGATGACGAAACCACGAAAACCGCCCCGGATGCGGAAAACATCCGCACACTGCATCAGGAGATCAGCGGCGCGTTGGATGAACTGAGCGGTTTGGTGAAAGAAGTGCTCAGCTACTCCCGCCTGGAGCACGGCCGCGGCGACCTGCAGTGTGAGCCTGTCGCAGTGATGGATGTCGTGGAAGAGATTCTGGCCAAACAACGCAAAATGCATCCACAAGTGGAATTCGTTACGCCCGCGGAGCCGAGCACACAGGAAATTCAGGTGTGGGCGGATCGGCGCTTATTCTCCCGCGCATTGGTGAACCTGATCCGAAACGCCGCCCGTTTCGCCGACCACAGCGTCAGAATCAGCTGGCGCCTGACCGATACTCACTTCGAGATTCAAGTGGACGACGACGGCCCCGGCGTGCCGCCCGGCAAACGCCAACGCGTCTTCGAGCCATTCACACGTCTCGACCCCAGCCGCTCACGGGATTCCGGCGGCGCCGGACTGGGCCTGGCGATTGTAAAAAGTATTTCCATGTTGCATGGCGGAACCGTAAGCGTGACTGACAGCCGCCAAGGCGGCGCTTGCTTCACCCTATGCTGGCCCAAGGAGCCGACTCAATGAATCCACCCCATGTGTGCGCCCCGATTGTGTTGGCGCTTTCACTTTGCGCTTCAACCTCTGAGGCGACGACTTCCAGCGACGGCGGGGCCGATCTGGCTTTCATTAACGCCGTGGTATACACCGCCGACGCGCAGAAGCCCATGGCGCAGGCGGTGGCGACGCGTAACGGCGTCATTCTCACGGTGGGAGACACTGCGGATATCGAATCGTTAATGGATGAGAACACGCAGGTTATTGATGTAAAAGGCGGACTGCTGTTACCAGGCTTTATCGACAACCATAATCATGTCTTCGAGGCCGCTTCCTCCGCTGGCGGCGATTGCGAACTCGCCCCGGACCTGACTCCCAGCGAACAGCTGCCTTACTTACGCCAGTGCCGTGAAACCTCGCAAC is drawn from Hahella sp. KA22 and contains these coding sequences:
- a CDS encoding response regulator transcription factor encodes the protein MKVTERLLLVDDDKSLTRLVRQFLEQNGFSVHVIHDGESAVAWLERNQPQLIILDVMLPGMDGLSVCREVRTHYKGPIIMLTSLDDDIDEVAGLEVGADDYLAKPVKSRVLLAHIRAQLRRVETYSVQDSDAAAMQESAAVHIGDLVINPNARTVVRAGNAIDFTTAEFNLLYYLARQAGSVISRDLVYREIFNLEYDGLDRSIDLRVSRIRKRLGDDPKHPRMIKTVRGEGYLFVDDADTRES
- a CDS encoding sensor histidine kinase encodes the protein MTLEAVFKEQGDGGSFYSWLAGYVVLYLSLLAVVLYLLLASVKRPLRESISQVSAALRRINGLFNGPTGPVQSAEEPAELLKQASTVERHIAREKESRARHYDDLRDLLHGVAHEFRSPMARISFALDLADDETTKTAPDAENIRTLHQEISGALDELSGLVKEVLSYSRLEHGRGDLQCEPVAVMDVVEEILAKQRKMHPQVEFVTPAEPSTQEIQVWADRRLFSRALVNLIRNAARFADHSVRISWRLTDTHFEIQVDDDGPGVPPGKRQRVFEPFTRLDPSRSRDSGGAGLGLAIVKSISMLHGGTVSVTDSRQGGACFTLCWPKEPTQ